The following proteins come from a genomic window of Misgurnus anguillicaudatus unplaced genomic scaffold, ASM2758022v2 HiC_scaffold_28, whole genome shotgun sequence:
- the LOC141362510 gene encoding ADP-ribosylation factor 6: MGKMLSKIFGNKEMRILMLGLDAAGKTTILYKLKLGQSVTTIPTVGFNVETVTYKNVKFNVWDVGGQDKIRPLWRHYYTGTQGLIFVVDCADRDRIDEARQELHRIINDREMRDAIILIFANKQDLPDAMKPHEIQEKLGLTRIRDRNWYVQPSCATTGDGLYEGLTWLTSNYKS, from the coding sequence ATGGGGAAGATGCTGTCAAAGATATTTGGTAACAAAGAGATGAGAATATTGATGCTCGGATTGGATGCCGCAGGGAAGACCACCATCCTTTATAAGTTGAAGCTCGGCCAGTCCGTGACCACCATACCCACCGTCGGTTTCAACGTGGAGACGGTCACTTATAAAAACGTCAAGTTCAACGTGTGGGACGTCGGTGGACAGGATAAGATCCGTCCCCTCTGGCGACATTACTACACGGGCACTCAAGGGTTAATTTTCGTGGTGGATTGTGCGGATAGAGATCGCATAGACGAGGCCAGGCAAGAACTCCACCGCATCATCAACGACCGCGAGATGCGGGATGCCATCATTTTGATTTTCGCCAACAAGCAAGATCTACCGGACGCCATGAAGCCGCACGAAATCCAGGAAAAACTGGGACTGACCCGCATCAGAGATAGGAATTGGTACGTGCAGCCCTCCTGTGCGACCACCGGTGATGGACTGTATGAGGGGTTAACTTGGTTGACATCTAACTACAAGTCTTAA